aatctgTCTTAGCATAAAACTGAATGAAGATTAATATAtcgatatttaatattattttagtatattttctgtccaattttggtgtgttactttaaataaaagtctaatattaatacaattaataaaaaaaaaaaaaaaagaaaaaaaaaagaattaaaattattttcggTTTTGGTTTTCGGTCAAGTGCATCCAGAATTTTCAGTTTCGTTTTCggcacagaattttcatttcggtgcatccctaattactTGATTATTTATACAATGGCAAGAAAATAATCTGCATGCCAAACTGAGCTAAATTAAGCCATTGCTCAGTAAGGAATGGAGAGTTTGCTTGCATGAGGACTAAAAGAATAACAGGTTGGAAATTTGAAATTGTGGACATGTCAAAACCtgttaattatgaaataaaccAATATTCCcaggaaaatacatttttgtttgaaacaacattttattagaaaaaattaaaaaaattaaatgccatgcatatttttttatctcacatttttCTCAATTTATCAGCTTTTTATTTTAGAGCTGGCAACATGGCAAATTTGGCAATATCCAATCAAACCAAAGTTTTGTGTTTGGTTAATTATGATATTATAGAAAAATATGTTCTTCTTTAAGATTAGTGAGTTTAATATTTTGTCCGAATGCACTATTCTGATTTTTCGCCCCTCTTCCTGTCAGGTGAGTGACGTGAACGATGATGTTCGGAGGGCTGCCGTTGAGTCCATCGGATTCATCATGTTCAGGTATGGCGCTGCCTTTCCTCACGTCTCTCTCTCATCAACGCTCCCTGTCGTCTCGTCCTGCGCTTCATTATAAACAGACGAGCTGCTTTCAGAATGCTTGCCAGTGACTGATTAATCAGCCCTTAATGTATACACAGATGAGATTCCGTCCATTCCTCTACAGCGCTTTTCAAATGTGTTGGAGTGTCTCCTGAGGTGCTTGTTGCCGGAGGTTGATTGTGATCCCATTAAGAAATCGATCACTTCCTTCTATCGTGCCCTGTGACACTTGCTTTATTGTCAGTGAGAGTGTGCCCACATTTTGCCATCCTTTTTTGCTCCTACTTGGTGGTCCTGCATTGTGTGTTTATCAGATCAACAGACTTTATGGAAATATCTGCCatattcttaaagggttagttcacccaaaaatttaaattctgtcatttattactcaccctcatgccgttacacatccgtaagacctttgttaatcttcggaacgcaaattgagatatttttgtttaaatccgatgggtccgtgaggcctacatagggagcaatgacatttcctctctcaagatccgtaaaggtactaaaaacatatttaaatcagttcatgtgagtacagtggttcaatattaatattataaagcgacgagaatatttttggtgcgccaaaataacaaataacaaaataacgacttatatagaaacactgcttcaggaagcttcggagcataatgaatcagcatgtcgaatcagcggttcggagtgccaaagtcgcgtgatttcagcagtttggtggtttgacgcgcgatccgaatcatgattcgatacgctgattcataatgctccgaagcttcatgacgcagtgttttgaaatcggccatcactaaagtcgctattttgttttttttggcgcaccaaaaatattctcgtcgctttataatattaatattgaaccactgtacttacatgaactgatttaaatgtttttagtacattaatggatcttgagagaggaaatgtcattgctccctatgtaggcctcacggagccattagatttcaacaaaaatatctcaatttgtgttccgaagattaacgaaggtgttacgggtgtggaacgccatgagggtgagtaataaatgacattattttcatttttgggtgaactaaccctttaagcagtagttcaaccaaaaatgagtTGTCATGTCCtccatttatttttatggtttttggAAAAGCTACATTTTTTactggtttaaaaatacaagttTTCAAAGTCAGGTAGCCAATGAGTGCATTTACATGCACGTTCTTAAGCTGATTATGCTTAGTAAGCCGACATCGAACGTGGTCATGTAAACGCGTTATCCCGTTTTCTTTTATTGGGGTAAGGTCATAACTAGCTTAAGTATAAACCGGTCTGAGCAGGTAGTTTTTTCCAGACAGAGCGAGCATTTTGCAGGAAAGGAAGAAGGAAATATATGTCACACGCAGACTCTTTCAGGACCcagaaaattttaaaaatttgttcTCATCTCGTGCAGCAGAAGTAGAAGTGGTTCAGTCAAAATGCTACATCTGTAACTGCATGAGAGAATAATATATGAGCCGTAAGTTTCTCTCTGACATgttgcaagctttatttaacatcacaacaGACATAACATATGGAATACTTGGAGTCAGATacgcaaattattatttttttggcgccactacaggaaaataacaatttaataataataatttattaatagtCATGTAAACGCGGTTTACTTGTGTGGTCAGTTTACTGGTTTGCATATAAATGGGGAAAACTGGTTATTTCAATAAGCTGATATTTGTGAGTTATCAGCTTATtggtgtgcatgtaaacgtgcTCAATCTTAAAAACTCTGTTTAATTAGTTTAGGGTCATGTCCACTACACACTCACATACTCGATCGTGCATTCAAAACATCTGAACATTGAGTGATTCTTGAAATAGTCAGGTCAATATTTGTTGACCGGGAGAATCAGTAGTTTCAAGATAAAAATCCCTTGAAGTAGTAGGGTTTAATTAGCCAGGTATCCATGGGCTCCAACTATTTTGTCTCAACCACAGATTTCGATCACAAGCATGTTACACCTTTAGATATCTTGCGTGCAGTTGGTAGAACATGTTGTGTTGTCCCATATActacttctttctttttttagtcttttttcATTGGTGGACGCCTCAGACGCCTCTCAGGGTTCTGGGCCAAGTAGAACTAGTGAACTATTTTAAGCCCTAAAAAGGCCATGCGATTATTCCCATGATCAACTGTCAGTTAAACAAAAAATTCTATGTGAATCCTTCCTGTGTTTAGAGAGTGCATAGATCTGCAACAATTCAACAGGTTTCTGTCATCTGTCCTGCAGGCCCCCTAACCCTGTTGCACATGCAAATCAtgcaaaaactgttttgtggGTGATGGATCTCTTGCTACAAATGCAAATAGAATATTCTCACTGTGAGAATATaacagtaaaacatgtttttagtgGTCTAAACACAAGAAATGGCTAGCTGAATGGGATCAGTGTAtaacaaaatttacaaaatcCTGTGGTTGGTGTAAAACGTTGTCTATTTTGAAAATCGCTGTGATCATATTACCTATACacactgtatatgtatatatgtcgAAGAGGGCACTTCAGATTAACTCATATGTTTCTGTTAACGGGTGAAGATCCTCCATTATGCCCCTTGTGCCAGAACCATTATCACTGAAGCATATTTTGATGGACTGTGATAGATTTAACTCTTTTagagtaatttatttttcagttgactcttatgaaaatatttttaatgaagtaaGACCAGGTCtagttttagaattttttttacacagtggCAGCGCACAAATattgagttctttttttaaatcttgcacttgaatggacaaattcacacaaaaattgtcaacatgtctgtcttggtgagtatcctaGCAGACATAGTAGgttttgtcttaagtgaacgttgAGAAAGACAAgacatgtgtatcagtatcaaTATTTTGGATCAGTGCATTGTCTttaagtgacagcagcctaatattcttgctgtctgtgtttttgatgttaatcaaacaacaaataacaGGGAAATCGCTCAATGCTCTTTACTGaaaagcttttgtaactttaataatgattaatctttatttaatttatagtgTAGATTATATACAATGatgttttacattgtattactttattcaatttctgtaccttgAACTACTGTACCTTCTGTACCTGATACCTAcataacctaaaaaaaaaaaacctttattttatttgtgtcttTGCTCTATggtatttgtgctgttgcttgtagtttgattattcgttattattttctttatttttatttgacagtagtcctttttttccctgaacatagcacatactgaaccgtaccgaaaccgtgaccctaaaaccgtgatacaaaccccGAACCGTGAGTAATTTGAACTGTTATACCCCTACAAGAAACGTTGTTTTCTTAATTCACAATGAATCCATAATGCCAACTATTATCTGGAgaaaaaatttatttgtatatagttCTAAGAGTTCCAACTTTTGCAATATTTCCAAGAATCTTCAAAAATATCAGTATCTACAGTATcttacatttacaaaagcaCTTGATTCAAGATTGttctacaaaaataaagaaGCCCTGTCATAATTCAGTaaggtatttatttttccttttataCAGAAGGTAAGTGGaggtgtgattttttttaaatgagctaCTTGTGCTTATCTTACTTAAGAAGGTGTCTTATTTTGGCTTAACATCGTAGACCCTGTCAACCAAATTTGGGATGTGCGAAGATGACCCTATCTTGCCCCCAAGTATTGTTTATTTTCACAGCACTACCAATTATTAAGCTGCCCATTATTTTCATACCCAAAAGCTGTGTTGTCTTTTGGTGGCTGTTAGACATTCATCTTATGTGCCATTATATCCCCCAATCCAAGGCTTCAAGTTGGAGTATTGTATTGACTGCAATGCAGAACAAACTTATGACCACTTTATATGGtcttgaagttctttttgacCATATCTCACTGGTTCccatgagcttttttttttttttttgcgagagAAACGCTATGGCATGTCTCTGTTATCTTGTCTCTAGTGTGTCAGATATACTACACGTGGCTTACGTGTTCGTCAGGTTTGCAGTCTTCATTCTCTGCCAGAAGCAACATGTCTAGTGTGATATTTGCAGAGGTCTGCAGATGCATAGGTCGACGCCGGAGAGGACTTTGATAGCTTACAGGGCTGATGCCGTTCTTCATACCGTGCTTCATAAACCGTTTTGAGTTTTCAGTCACTGATGACCGAAAAGACACTCTGCTTCTCCTTTGCATTTTTGGAGTCCTCACACGTCTGTAGTTACAGGTGATGTAGCGCGTGAAAGCCAGCCTGAATGTCCTATTAAACAGTGTATAAACAAGAGGGTTGATGCCCGACGAAACATAGCCCACCCATTGAAAGATATCCAACAATTGTTCCACTAGATTACTGTTGCATCCTTGACAGAGTACAGAAGTCACGTTAGTAATGAAGAAAGGACACCACATCACAACAAACAACATGAATACAATCCCCAGGACCTTTGATGCCCTTTGTTCAGTAGACAAGTTTTGCATGGACCTCTTTCCTATGGTGGACATCCTGCGGAGGGGAACCTCATTCCTTGTGACACGGTTCAGTGTTCGGTCCCTTTTTATTCCATTTGCAATGGGCACTTTCTCAGGAGAAGAGAGAGCCGGCAATTCCTGCTGGAAGACAGTGGAAATGTTGGGCCTTGTAGCTCTCGATCTCAAAAGATAGGCCTTCTTGCGCAGTACTTGAATTGTCAGCAAGTAGATGATCATCATAATTGTAAGGGGAATAAAGAAAGCCGTCAAAGACCCATACACCTTGAAGTCCCCAAAGCCCTCTGGCGAAAGCAAACAGGTGTGGTGGTTGTTGAAGGTGATGTTGTTGGGATGATCGTAGACTTGTAGCCCTTTGATTGGAATAGGTATTGCAATACCTGGTAAAGAGAGACTAATCGTTAA
The DNA window shown above is from Ctenopharyngodon idella isolate HZGC_01 chromosome 10, HZGC01, whole genome shotgun sequence and carries:
- the htr2b gene encoding 5-hydroxytryptamine receptor 2B translates to MDSNNHGELRWAALLILLVIFPTIGGNILVILAVSLERKLQNATNFFLMSLAVADLLVGLLVMPIALVTVLFHSRWPLPDFLCPIWLFLDVLFSTASIMHLCAISLDRYIAIKKPIQHSQFKSRAKVLAKITLVWIISIGIAIPIPIKGLQVYDHPNNITFNNHHTCLLSPEGFGDFKVYGSLTAFFIPLTIMMIIYLLTIQVLRKKAYLLRSRATRPNISTVFQQELPALSSPEKVPIANGIKRDRTLNRVTRNEVPLRRMSTIGKRSMQNLSTEQRASKVLGIVFMLFVVMWCPFFITNVTSVLCQGCNSNLVEQLLDIFQWVGYVSSGINPLVYTLFNRTFRLAFTRYITCNYRRVRTPKMQRRSRVSFRSSVTENSKRFMKHGMKNGISPVSYQSPLRRRPMHLQTSANITLDMLLLAENEDCKPDEHVSHV